One genomic window of Luteitalea pratensis includes the following:
- a CDS encoding ATP-binding protein, whose protein sequence is MTSNPRVNDEVLIADERGWTPRSSAVQAQLARVLRSRTFGQATALSRLLRHVVQRTLNGRRDELKEYTLGVDVFNRGADFDPRADTIVRVQARRLRAKLQEYYETEGRADPFVIALPRGGYVPEFLAPVRRTPLPAPTAETLRLLHEPLQLDPIDSRGAGAFSLPAPRTSLIGRARELKAIAALLRRPEVRLITLTGAGGSGKTRLAQEAAARAVADCPGGVAFISLASLNSADAVASTLAQVLGLRQTDGRSLADALPAHVQQSIREPMLLALDNFEHLLDAAPLLVSLLDACAPLNILVTSRFRLRLYGEHDYPVPPLTLPESSQLSDLAALGENPAVALFVERATAADPAFELTAANAADVARICCRVDGLPLAIELAAAGIKLLTPEAILARLHNPLDILSSSSRDVPARQQTLRKTLDWSFSLLDAAEQQLFRRFSVFAGGCTLEGAEAVCNARRDLQLDVAAGMASLLDKSLVQRAGGTQAEPRFAMIETVREYALELLTQSEDGPLTRRAHAAYCLVLAEEGTVPLTESQRDEWFTRCDAEHANFRAALDFVIRTGDAEWAHRLGAALYVFWERRDHLAEGRAWLEAALATGSDEARRTGRWAKASCFVGGLCSLQGDFDASDDFSRAALDVYRRVGDQRGVITILNALGLNERMRGSYVSSRAWFEQCLETCRQIRDELATAAALTNLACAVSKQGEHDLARRLLEEALEGFRASGSHNNVAWVLNSLGDVARDRKEHAEALRLYREALEGFRRVGDRWGRARACADLGELASGTQDFAAARAWLEESLELFTALRHRRGILNVLEVFGGLAAAEGHTERALTLAGAVGALRVALKAPARPHAEATFRQSIESAWRAHDPAAAECLRAVGARLNLEQAAALALGADLPPAESATRN, encoded by the coding sequence TTGACCAGCAATCCCCGCGTCAACGACGAGGTCCTCATCGCCGATGAGCGCGGGTGGACCCCTCGAAGTTCGGCCGTTCAGGCGCAACTCGCGCGCGTGTTACGAAGCCGGACGTTCGGCCAGGCAACCGCGCTCAGCCGACTGCTGCGGCATGTGGTACAACGCACGCTCAACGGGCGGCGCGACGAGTTGAAGGAGTACACGCTGGGCGTCGACGTGTTCAATCGCGGCGCCGACTTCGACCCGCGAGCCGACACGATCGTGCGCGTGCAGGCGCGGCGTCTGCGCGCCAAGCTGCAGGAGTACTACGAGACCGAGGGCCGGGCCGATCCGTTCGTGATCGCGCTGCCCCGCGGCGGGTACGTGCCGGAATTTCTCGCGCCCGTGCGCCGCACGCCGCTGCCCGCCCCCACAGCAGAAACGCTGAGGCTGCTCCACGAGCCGCTGCAACTGGATCCGATCGACAGCCGCGGCGCTGGCGCATTCTCGCTGCCGGCGCCGCGAACCTCGCTGATCGGCCGCGCCCGCGAGTTGAAAGCGATCGCGGCGTTGCTGCGACGTCCCGAAGTGCGGCTGATCACGCTCACCGGCGCCGGCGGCAGCGGCAAGACCCGGCTCGCCCAGGAGGCGGCCGCCCGCGCCGTCGCCGACTGCCCGGGTGGGGTCGCCTTCATCAGCCTGGCTTCGCTGAACAGTGCCGACGCGGTGGCTTCGACGCTCGCGCAGGTCCTCGGGCTTCGGCAGACGGACGGCCGCTCGCTTGCCGACGCCTTGCCCGCGCACGTGCAGCAGTCGATTCGCGAACCGATGTTGCTCGCCCTCGACAACTTCGAGCACCTGCTCGACGCGGCGCCGCTACTGGTCAGCCTGCTCGATGCCTGCGCCCCGCTGAACATCCTCGTCACCAGCCGCTTCCGGCTGCGGCTGTACGGCGAACACGATTACCCGGTCCCGCCGCTCACGCTGCCCGAGAGTTCGCAGCTGTCGGACCTCGCGGCGCTCGGCGAGAATCCGGCGGTCGCGCTGTTCGTCGAGCGGGCGACTGCGGCGGATCCCGCCTTCGAGCTGACCGCCGCGAACGCGGCCGATGTCGCGCGGATCTGCTGCCGCGTGGACGGGTTGCCGCTCGCCATCGAGCTCGCGGCGGCGGGCATCAAGCTGCTGACCCCGGAAGCGATTCTGGCACGCCTGCACAACCCGCTCGACATACTGAGCAGCAGTAGCCGCGACGTACCGGCCCGCCAGCAAACACTTCGCAAGACACTCGACTGGAGCTTCAGCCTGCTCGACGCCGCCGAGCAGCAGCTGTTCCGCCGTTTCTCGGTGTTCGCCGGCGGCTGCACGCTCGAAGGCGCCGAAGCGGTGTGCAACGCTCGCCGCGACCTGCAGCTGGACGTCGCCGCGGGTATGGCCTCGCTCCTGGACAAGAGTCTTGTGCAGCGCGCCGGCGGGACCCAGGCCGAGCCCCGCTTCGCGATGATCGAAACGGTGCGCGAGTACGCGCTCGAGCTGCTGACCCAGAGCGAGGACGGCCCGCTCACGCGTCGCGCGCACGCCGCCTACTGCCTGGTGCTGGCCGAGGAGGGGACGGTCCCGCTGACTGAATCGCAGCGCGACGAGTGGTTCACACGATGCGACGCCGAGCACGCGAACTTCCGAGCGGCTCTCGACTTCGTGATTCGCACGGGCGACGCGGAATGGGCGCATCGCCTCGGCGCCGCGCTCTACGTGTTTTGGGAGCGGCGCGACCATCTCGCCGAGGGCCGCGCCTGGCTCGAAGCCGCCCTCGCGACAGGGAGCGACGAGGCGCGCCGAACCGGCCGGTGGGCGAAGGCTTCCTGCTTCGTAGGCGGCCTGTGCTCGCTGCAAGGCGACTTTGACGCCTCGGACGACTTCAGCCGCGCCGCTCTCGACGTGTACCGTCGAGTGGGCGACCAGCGGGGCGTCATCACCATACTCAACGCCCTCGGCCTCAACGAGCGGATGCGCGGCAGCTATGTCTCGTCCCGCGCGTGGTTCGAGCAGTGCCTGGAGACGTGCCGGCAGATCCGGGACGAGCTGGCGACGGCCGCAGCCCTGACTAACCTCGCGTGCGCGGTGAGCAAGCAAGGGGAGCACGACCTGGCGCGCAGACTGCTCGAAGAAGCGCTCGAGGGATTCCGGGCGAGCGGGAGCCACAACAACGTCGCGTGGGTGCTGAACAGCCTGGGCGACGTCGCCCGCGACCGGAAGGAGCACGCCGAAGCGCTGCGGCTCTACCGGGAGGCGCTCGAAGGCTTCCGCCGGGTCGGGGATCGATGGGGCAGGGCGCGCGCGTGCGCCGACCTCGGCGAGCTCGCGAGCGGGACACAGGATTTTGCCGCGGCGCGAGCGTGGCTGGAGGAGTCGCTCGAGCTCTTCACGGCCCTCCGGCATCGGCGCGGCATTCTGAACGTGCTCGAAGTTTTCGGGGGCCTCGCCGCGGCCGAGGGCCACACCGAGCGGGCGCTGACCCTGGCCGGAGCGGTGGGTGCGCTTCGTGTCGCCCTGAAGGCTCCGGCGCGGCCGCACGCGGAAGCCACCTTCCGGCAGTCGATCGAGTCCGCCTGGCGCGCGCACGACCCCGCAGCGGCCGAGTGCCTCCGCGCGGTCGGCGCCCGGCTGAACCTCGAGCAGGCTGCCGCCCTCGCGCTCGGCGCCGACCTGCCGCCCGCGGAATCAGCTACGCGAAATTGA
- a CDS encoding alpha/beta fold hydrolase, with amino-acid sequence MSSKPMRRARVDGAELEFEVTGTGEPVLLIHGAFIAEAYAPLCAEPALNSRYQLVRYHRRGYAGSSPVRAPFSFGQQAADCRALFEHLGIERAHVVGHSSGGAIALQLALDAPQVVHSLILLEPGLLDVPSGALLAQVFEPMLEQYGAGNKEGAADNFLRWAIGAEYRAWLDRLIPGAFQQVVADADTFFRVELPSVQEWRFTREDAQRITQPVLGVLGAESASIWPGWNEVQERLREWLPQTEPVVLAGANHALEERDPRGVAGIMAPFLARHPMPVRV; translated from the coding sequence ATGAGCAGCAAACCCATGCGGCGGGCGCGCGTCGACGGAGCGGAACTCGAGTTCGAAGTCACGGGCACCGGCGAACCGGTGCTGCTGATTCACGGTGCCTTCATCGCTGAAGCGTACGCGCCGCTATGCGCCGAGCCAGCGCTGAACAGCCGCTACCAGCTGGTGCGCTACCACCGGCGAGGCTACGCCGGCAGCAGCCCGGTCAGAGCGCCGTTCAGTTTCGGCCAGCAGGCCGCCGACTGCCGCGCCCTGTTTGAGCACCTCGGCATCGAGCGTGCCCACGTCGTCGGCCACTCGTCCGGCGGGGCCATCGCCCTGCAGCTGGCGCTCGACGCGCCGCAGGTCGTCCACTCGCTCATCCTGCTCGAACCGGGCCTGCTCGACGTCCCAAGCGGAGCCCTGCTCGCCCAAGTGTTCGAACCGATGCTGGAGCAGTACGGCGCCGGCAACAAGGAGGGCGCGGCCGACAACTTCCTTCGCTGGGCGATCGGGGCAGAGTACCGAGCGTGGCTCGATCGGCTGATTCCGGGCGCGTTCCAGCAAGTGGTCGCCGACGCCGACACCTTCTTCCGCGTGGAGCTTCCGTCGGTGCAGGAGTGGCGTTTCACGCGGGAGGACGCCCAGCGGATCACCCAGCCTGTCCTCGGCGTGCTCGGCGCCGAGAGCGCCTCGATTTGGCCCGGCTGGAACGAGGTTCAGGAGCGGCTGCGTGAGTGGCTGCCGCAGACCGAGCCGGTCGTGCTCGCCGGCGCGAACCACGCGCTCGAAGAGAGGGACCCCCGCGGCGTCGCCGGGATCATGGCGCCGTTCCTTGCCCGCCACCCGATGCCCGTGCGGGTTTGA
- a CDS encoding alpha/beta fold hydrolase, with protein MTAAPSRLMPTLITLLALWLTDAHAQPPACGSYIRRIEINQVEGCASAPKPIEPSRPGEASMHISETEVAFTVHKPGDPVPARVRGTVFYTQRFDPHKHRAVVLLHGGTLDRRFWDGFKIPGALRFAAELARQSDTAVFTVDRLGSGESPYDRGPGSGFKVTPDTNVETTHEIVAQIRKGSYEVVDGPVPPQGAAGVVLGGQSFGAALIELYATRHQDIDGLMPFGWSNQVLPGASASMFVKMLDEVVTPQLDAGADYIYFFPPEKNNYSKYCEQAVYHAPGVDPDILRQACGNGLHNRIPVGEFSGVQPMKKEITANVGKIGAIPVLFMFGRQDNMVPGPEWGGLGGKDVDVITPEIAHWRAKCKCKLSVYVIEDTSHDFPLHKSAESTVKEMSKWLKSF; from the coding sequence ATGACAGCGGCACCTTCACGCCTCATGCCGACCTTGATTACGCTGCTCGCGCTCTGGCTCACGGACGCACACGCTCAACCGCCCGCGTGTGGCTCCTACATCCGCCGTATCGAGATTAATCAGGTTGAAGGATGCGCTTCAGCGCCCAAGCCGATCGAACCCAGTCGACCGGGGGAGGCCTCGATGCATATCAGCGAAACAGAAGTGGCGTTCACCGTACACAAGCCGGGTGATCCGGTTCCTGCAAGAGTGCGAGGCACTGTTTTCTACACACAGAGATTCGATCCCCACAAGCACAGAGCCGTTGTCCTTCTTCACGGCGGTACGCTCGATCGGCGCTTTTGGGACGGCTTCAAGATTCCAGGCGCTCTTCGATTCGCCGCCGAACTCGCCCGTCAGAGCGATACGGCCGTCTTCACTGTCGACCGACTCGGTTCCGGCGAGAGCCCCTACGATCGCGGCCCTGGCTCCGGTTTCAAGGTGACGCCAGACACCAACGTTGAGACCACGCACGAGATTGTCGCGCAGATTCGCAAGGGTTCCTATGAAGTGGTCGACGGGCCCGTGCCTCCACAGGGAGCGGCAGGGGTTGTCCTTGGCGGTCAGAGCTTCGGAGCTGCCCTGATCGAGCTATACGCGACGCGTCACCAGGATATCGATGGGCTCATGCCCTTCGGCTGGAGCAACCAAGTGTTGCCCGGCGCGTCGGCTTCGATGTTTGTCAAGATGCTCGATGAAGTGGTGACTCCGCAACTAGACGCGGGCGCTGACTACATCTACTTCTTCCCACCAGAAAAGAACAATTACTCGAAGTACTGTGAACAGGCCGTCTACCATGCGCCAGGCGTGGATCCGGACATTCTCAGGCAGGCGTGCGGCAACGGCCTTCACAATCGGATACCCGTTGGGGAGTTCAGCGGCGTGCAGCCGATGAAAAAAGAGATCACCGCGAACGTAGGCAAAATCGGGGCTATTCCCGTGCTCTTCATGTTCGGAAGGCAGGACAACATGGTGCCTGGCCCGGAGTGGGGCGGCTTGGGCGGTAAGGACGTCGACGTCATCACGCCGGAGATCGCGCATTGGAGAGCCAAGTGCAAGTGCAAGTTGTCGGTCTACGTCATAGAGGACACCTCGCACGATTTCCCCCTGCACAAGAGCGCCGAGAGCACGGTGAAAGAGATGTCGAAATGGCTCAAGAGCTTCTAA
- a CDS encoding alpha/beta hydrolase, with translation MTRGEDGVWSATIGPLKPEYYVYVYVVDGVQTLDPQNIFHVRDGRRYGNALRIAGEFTRNYAVNDVPHGTVSLVWYPSPALKMTRRLYVYTPPGYETGTARYPVLFLLHGGGGDEDAWTALGRAPQIMDNLIAQGKAKPMIVVMTNENANQTAAPDFVPAPPPAPGSGNPMQGTAMLDFPTSIITDLVPFVDQAYRTLPDRENRAIAGLSMGGAMTLLAAFNNLDTFAWVGIFSAGLPPMPGVRVQIAPPPNAASLRSSKRPVMVTSGRFGVSPFRTWRQGCSSRRTDAGVGG, from the coding sequence ATGACCAGGGGTGAGGACGGCGTCTGGTCGGCCACGATCGGTCCGCTCAAGCCCGAGTACTACGTGTACGTCTACGTCGTCGATGGCGTACAGACGCTCGACCCGCAGAACATCTTCCATGTGCGGGACGGCCGACGGTACGGCAACGCGCTTCGCATCGCAGGCGAGTTCACCAGGAACTACGCGGTGAACGACGTACCGCACGGGACGGTGTCCCTGGTGTGGTATCCCTCGCCCGCGCTGAAGATGACGCGGCGTCTGTACGTCTACACCCCGCCAGGTTACGAGACAGGCACCGCTCGCTACCCCGTCCTGTTTCTGCTGCACGGCGGTGGCGGCGACGAAGATGCGTGGACAGCCTTGGGGCGGGCGCCGCAGATCATGGACAACCTGATTGCGCAGGGCAAGGCCAAGCCGATGATCGTCGTGATGACGAACGAGAACGCCAACCAGACCGCCGCGCCGGATTTCGTCCCCGCGCCGCCGCCGGCGCCCGGGAGCGGCAACCCCATGCAAGGGACGGCGATGCTCGACTTCCCGACGAGCATCATCACCGACCTGGTCCCGTTCGTCGACCAGGCCTACCGTACGCTGCCCGACAGAGAGAATCGAGCGATCGCTGGCCTCTCCATGGGAGGGGCAATGACGTTGCTGGCGGCGTTCAACAACCTGGACACGTTCGCCTGGGTGGGAATCTTCAGCGCCGGCCTGCCGCCAATGCCTGGCGTCAGGGTGCAGATCGCGCCGCCGCCCAACGCCGCCAGCCTGCGATCGTCGAAACGCCCGGTTATGGTCACGAGTGGGCGTTTTGGCGTATCACCCTTCAGGACCTGGCGGCAAGGTTGTTCCAGCCGTCGAACTGATGCCGGAGTGGGCGGTTAG
- a CDS encoding phytanoyl-CoA dioxygenase family protein: MTNGERHQLDEQGFIVLEDCMGGDLLRDLRAQIAHVSDVEGDRAGHEFRTEAHAHRLANLVDKGEVFCRAIVLPRVLECVRHVLGPQVKLSSLNARSADPNGEVPQPLHVDMSAIPDEKGYWVCNAVWMLDDFTTENGATRVIPGSHTWGRRPQDVLDDALAPHPQEVLVLGRAGSIAVMNAHAWHGGTANRTSAPRLAMHAFYCRRDKPQQQYQKQLLRPTVQDGLSPELREMLALDDPLNDALSANVSIRSGFL; this comes from the coding sequence ATGACCAACGGAGAGCGGCATCAACTCGACGAGCAGGGATTCATCGTGCTGGAAGACTGCATGGGCGGCGATTTGCTCCGCGACCTGCGCGCGCAGATCGCGCATGTCTCGGACGTGGAAGGCGATCGCGCCGGGCACGAGTTCCGGACCGAAGCGCACGCACACCGGCTGGCGAATCTCGTGGACAAGGGCGAGGTGTTTTGCCGCGCGATCGTGCTGCCACGGGTACTCGAGTGCGTGCGCCACGTGCTCGGGCCGCAGGTGAAGTTGAGCAGCCTGAACGCGCGTTCTGCCGATCCGAACGGTGAGGTGCCGCAGCCGCTGCACGTGGACATGTCGGCGATCCCTGACGAAAAGGGTTACTGGGTATGCAACGCCGTCTGGATGCTCGACGACTTCACCACCGAGAATGGTGCGACGAGAGTCATTCCGGGCTCACACACGTGGGGGCGCCGGCCTCAGGACGTGCTCGATGATGCCCTTGCGCCGCACCCGCAGGAGGTCCTGGTCCTCGGCCGTGCCGGCAGCATTGCCGTGATGAATGCACACGCCTGGCACGGCGGCACAGCCAATCGCACGTCGGCACCGCGCCTCGCGATGCACGCGTTCTATTGCCGCCGCGACAAACCGCAGCAGCAATACCAGAAGCAGCTGCTGCGGCCGACGGTGCAGGACGGCCTGTCGCCTGAGCTGCGCGAAATGCTCGCCCTCGATGATCCGCTGAACGATGCGCTCAGCGCGAACGTGTCCATCCGAAGCGGCTTCCTGTGA
- a CDS encoding amidohydrolase family protein: MSRLIVVGLVAVAGSAVVGVTSSASLAQQSRPLPIIDMHLHANRADDNGPPPTYVCPGFDKTAHDPRLSWEAAFNALMKTPPCANPLKGAETDDALMKSTFEILERRNIIAVTSGPVLERWRAAGNERIIPGAMFNFGPTAPSIATLRDGFAAKRYAVFGEVGIQYQGVSPSDPRFEPYLALAEAADVPLGIHVGIGPPGAPYFQGLGNYRARLHSPLELEEALVRHPKLRVYIMHAGWPMLDDLLAVLWTHPQVNVEVGAICFALSRKEFHRYLERIVDSGFGSRVMFGSDQMNWPGVIEYGIEAIESATFLTPTQKRDILYNNAARFLRFTPDEIARHHAG, encoded by the coding sequence ATGTCGCGACTGATTGTCGTGGGTCTCGTTGCCGTGGCGGGCAGTGCGGTGGTCGGCGTCACGAGCAGTGCGTCGCTCGCGCAACAGAGCCGGCCGCTGCCGATCATCGACATGCACCTGCACGCCAATCGCGCGGATGATAACGGCCCGCCGCCCACATATGTCTGTCCTGGCTTTGACAAAACCGCGCACGACCCGCGGCTGTCGTGGGAAGCGGCCTTCAACGCCTTGATGAAGACCCCGCCGTGCGCGAATCCACTCAAAGGGGCCGAGACCGATGACGCGTTGATGAAGTCGACGTTCGAGATTCTCGAACGCCGCAACATCATCGCGGTAACGAGCGGACCGGTGCTCGAGCGGTGGCGGGCAGCGGGGAACGAACGAATTATTCCGGGCGCGATGTTCAATTTCGGACCCACGGCACCGTCCATCGCCACGTTGCGCGACGGGTTTGCCGCCAAGCGCTATGCGGTGTTTGGAGAGGTCGGCATCCAGTATCAGGGCGTCTCGCCGAGCGACCCGCGCTTCGAGCCGTATCTCGCCTTGGCCGAAGCGGCCGACGTGCCGCTTGGTATTCATGTCGGTATCGGGCCGCCGGGCGCGCCCTACTTTCAGGGTCTTGGCAACTATCGCGCACGGTTGCATAGCCCGCTCGAGCTTGAGGAGGCCCTCGTCCGCCACCCCAAGCTGCGCGTCTACATCATGCACGCGGGCTGGCCGATGCTCGACGATCTTCTGGCCGTGCTCTGGACGCACCCGCAGGTCAATGTCGAAGTCGGCGCGATTTGCTTCGCCCTATCGCGCAAGGAGTTTCACCGCTACCTCGAACGGATCGTCGACTCCGGGTTTGGCAGCCGGGTGATGTTCGGCTCGGACCAGATGAACTGGCCGGGCGTGATCGAGTACGGCATCGAGGCGATTGAATCAGCCACGTTCCTGACCCCGACGCAGAAACGCGACATCCTCTACAACAACGCCGCTCGCTTCCTGCGGTTCACGCCGGACGAGATCGCCAGGCACCATGCGGGATAG
- a CDS encoding malate synthase — MTQGRGLEIREGVDLTYSDVLTPEAVAALLALRSLDARRVELMRGRLERRRRRQERKQRIEFLPADDRLAGTDLTVADARAGRFAGSDIPPDLQRQWIQGTGPAAKPLAPVEKSIRNVAYALLSGADGWMFDGEDALGQVSTMSLDNQRNLKLAIARAPLFLQVAEQVASEMNAWAQQFFGRSLVEDWQRQLDFTTRIFRARGLHLDDRHVRHDGGAGFSASIVDSVLYVVNNHKALRDAGASVVLYLPKIQTAEEAAFWNAILTGIEAHLAIPHGTIKVYVLVEQVEATFQLMEIRAALAPHFVGFNTGRWDYINSVADAMAWDPAFVNPNIADVTMTYGYMRRYEDRVRRAVNTPDANGRFALWQGGMEPNIPVGTAAGVANAMKRAVAGAEREQREGASGKWVAHWKMVHIIRPVWEKADAANQLGRAFPPLGYTPDDADGLFALEPAARTVRGARDLISVAVQYGNAFGQGMQAAALKPADSFGNDDVLYLMEDMATGEIRLSIVWEWLHKAGAFTEDDPETGVRMGDPLTRSLFDRLLREEYAKLLAANGRDVHEPSKTTTLPIAREIVEVYVTNTAKLPWYIDLLNLNLDNGDLDEARSRIAAYLAAFARGERLTANQSFGDATLLTS; from the coding sequence GTGACGCAAGGGCGAGGACTGGAGATTCGCGAGGGTGTCGACCTCACCTACAGCGACGTGCTCACGCCCGAGGCGGTCGCGGCGCTGCTCGCACTGCGATCGCTCGACGCGCGGCGCGTCGAGCTGATGCGCGGACGACTCGAGCGGCGGCGCCGCCGGCAGGAGCGCAAGCAGCGCATCGAGTTCCTTCCGGCCGACGACAGGCTCGCGGGCACCGACCTCACGGTCGCGGATGCCCGCGCCGGCAGGTTCGCTGGCAGCGACATCCCACCCGACTTGCAGCGACAGTGGATTCAGGGTACGGGGCCGGCAGCAAAGCCGCTCGCCCCGGTGGAGAAGAGCATCCGCAACGTCGCCTACGCACTCCTGTCGGGCGCGGATGGCTGGATGTTCGACGGCGAGGACGCGCTCGGCCAGGTGTCGACGATGTCGCTCGACAACCAGCGGAACCTGAAGCTTGCGATCGCCCGCGCCCCGCTCTTCCTGCAGGTCGCCGAACAGGTCGCCAGCGAGATGAACGCATGGGCGCAGCAGTTCTTCGGCCGGTCGCTCGTCGAGGACTGGCAGCGGCAGCTGGACTTCACCACGCGGATCTTCCGTGCCCGCGGCTTGCACCTCGACGACCGCCACGTGCGCCACGATGGGGGCGCAGGCTTCTCGGCATCGATCGTCGACAGCGTGCTCTACGTGGTGAACAACCACAAGGCCTTGCGGGACGCCGGCGCCTCCGTCGTCCTCTATCTCCCAAAGATCCAGACGGCCGAGGAAGCGGCGTTCTGGAACGCCATCCTGACCGGGATCGAGGCGCATCTCGCGATCCCACACGGCACGATCAAGGTCTACGTGCTGGTCGAGCAGGTCGAGGCCACGTTCCAGCTGATGGAGATCCGCGCCGCACTCGCGCCGCACTTCGTGGGCTTCAACACTGGCCGCTGGGACTACATCAACAGCGTCGCTGATGCGATGGCATGGGATCCCGCGTTCGTGAACCCGAATATCGCCGACGTCACGATGACCTACGGCTACATGCGCCGCTACGAGGATCGCGTGCGGCGTGCGGTCAACACGCCGGACGCCAATGGGCGCTTCGCGTTGTGGCAGGGCGGCATGGAGCCGAACATCCCTGTCGGCACGGCGGCCGGCGTCGCCAACGCCATGAAGCGTGCCGTCGCTGGCGCCGAGCGCGAGCAGCGCGAAGGGGCCAGCGGCAAGTGGGTCGCGCACTGGAAGATGGTCCACATCATCCGGCCGGTATGGGAGAAGGCTGATGCGGCGAACCAGCTCGGTCGCGCGTTCCCGCCGCTCGGCTACACGCCGGACGACGCCGACGGCCTCTTCGCCCTCGAGCCCGCGGCGCGGACGGTGCGTGGCGCTCGCGATCTGATCAGCGTGGCGGTCCAGTACGGCAATGCCTTCGGGCAGGGCATGCAGGCCGCCGCCCTGAAGCCGGCCGATTCGTTCGGCAACGACGACGTCCTCTACCTGATGGAGGACATGGCGACCGGAGAGATTCGCCTGAGCATCGTCTGGGAATGGCTGCACAAGGCCGGGGCGTTCACCGAGGACGATCCCGAAACCGGCGTCCGCATGGGCGATCCGCTCACCCGATCGCTATTCGACCGGCTGCTGCGGGAGGAATACGCGAAACTGCTGGCCGCGAACGGACGCGACGTGCACGAGCCGTCCAAGACGACGACGCTGCCGATCGCCCGCGAGATCGTCGAGGTCTACGTGACCAACACGGCCAAGCTGCCGTGGTACATCGACCTCCTCAACCTGAACCTGGACAACGGCGATCTCGATGAGGCGCGGTCGCGGATCGCAGCCTACCTCGCGGCGTTCGCCCGCGGCGAGCGCCTGACCGCGAACCAGAGCTTCGGCGACGCGACGCTACTGACCAGCTGA
- a CDS encoding catalase family protein → MKRELGREYPELDDPKVFERMVALTIEQMEPVRGHLRRGQHAKATGCVTAEFRIVDDVPQELRHGIFSRPGRTFRALVRFSNSQATFEKDGVGTARGLAIKLLDVAGTRAVPGDGDTTQDFLMIDHPVFPFPDPKTYTETIGRKNIPLVGNLVAAAHLILLEREQLQIVNEIKGKHVASPLEIKYWSGTPFRLGPATGDPAHAVKYSVVSHQADRTIPSDHPENLPDDYFTRALTASLATADAVFDFKVQVQNDADAMPVEDVSVEWSEEDSKPVTLATLRIPTQKVEADGELATQCEALSFNPWHAIVEHRPIGGMNRLRKAVYQASVDKRSSH, encoded by the coding sequence ATGAAGCGAGAACTCGGCCGCGAATACCCGGAGCTTGACGATCCCAAGGTTTTCGAGCGCATGGTCGCCCTGACTATCGAACAGATGGAACCCGTGCGCGGCCACCTTCGCCGCGGCCAGCACGCCAAGGCGACTGGGTGTGTCACCGCGGAGTTCCGCATCGTAGACGACGTGCCCCAGGAATTGAGGCATGGAATATTCAGTCGGCCGGGCCGGACGTTCAGGGCCCTGGTGCGATTCTCGAACTCCCAGGCCACGTTTGAGAAGGACGGCGTCGGCACCGCGCGCGGGCTGGCGATCAAGCTCCTGGATGTCGCCGGTACCCGCGCCGTGCCGGGCGACGGCGATACGACTCAGGATTTCCTGATGATCGATCATCCAGTCTTTCCGTTTCCCGATCCGAAGACCTACACCGAGACGATCGGGCGCAAGAACATCCCACTGGTTGGCAATCTGGTTGCCGCCGCACACCTCATCCTGCTGGAGCGCGAGCAGCTGCAGATCGTCAACGAGATCAAGGGCAAGCACGTGGCCAGCCCGCTGGAAATCAAGTACTGGAGTGGCACACCGTTCCGGCTCGGGCCGGCGACCGGAGACCCCGCCCACGCCGTCAAGTATTCGGTGGTGTCACACCAGGCCGATCGCACGATTCCATCGGATCACCCGGAGAATCTGCCCGACGACTACTTCACGCGCGCGTTGACCGCCAGCCTGGCGACAGCGGACGCGGTGTTCGACTTCAAGGTGCAGGTGCAAAACGACGCGGACGCGATGCCGGTTGAAGATGTATCGGTCGAGTGGAGCGAGGAGGATTCGAAACCGGTCACCCTGGCCACGCTGCGCATTCCGACGCAGAAAGTGGAGGCGGATGGCGAGCTGGCGACGCAGTGTGAAGCGCTGTCCTTCAATCCGTGGCACGCCATCGTCGAGCATCGGCCAATCGGCGGGATGAACCGGCTACGCAAGGCGGTCTATCAGGCGAGCGTCGACAAGCGCTCCTCACATTGA